In one Ornithinimicrobium pratense genomic region, the following are encoded:
- a CDS encoding NUDIX hydrolase, with the protein MSPRGEVRAAGVIPVRLRPGTLEVAVVHRPKYDDWSWPKGKLDHGEDFVSAAVRETWEETGLRVRLVAPLPQVRYPLRSGGTKLVSYWTAEVAGGTGQLEHEVDQVEWLTPERAAARLTYQRDRELLERVVARHTAGLLDAWPLLVVRHAHALSRDDWSGPDELRPLSKSGTRRAQGRMAAVLAAYAPQLVLSSPAVRCTDSVLPFSRETGVEVSTRKGLSEEGFAADRSKVDKHLDRVLARGEATALCTHGPVLPTLLTRLADRAHVHLDNSEHRMLRRLRDAAMDKGEILACTMAGRGEDARVVAVERHRPS; encoded by the coding sequence GTGAGCCCCCGGGGGGAGGTGCGTGCGGCCGGGGTGATCCCGGTACGGCTGCGCCCGGGCACCCTGGAGGTGGCCGTGGTGCACCGGCCCAAGTACGACGACTGGTCCTGGCCCAAGGGCAAGCTGGACCACGGCGAGGACTTCGTCTCCGCTGCCGTGCGGGAGACGTGGGAGGAGACCGGGCTGCGGGTCCGTCTCGTGGCACCCCTGCCCCAGGTGCGTTACCCCCTCCGCAGCGGGGGCACCAAGCTGGTCAGCTACTGGACGGCGGAAGTGGCCGGGGGCACGGGCCAGCTGGAGCACGAGGTCGACCAGGTGGAATGGCTCACGCCCGAGCGCGCAGCCGCACGGCTGACCTACCAGCGCGACCGGGAGCTGCTCGAGCGGGTCGTCGCCCGCCATACGGCCGGTCTGCTGGACGCCTGGCCCCTGCTTGTCGTCCGCCACGCGCACGCCCTCTCCCGCGACGACTGGTCCGGGCCTGACGAGCTGCGGCCACTGAGCAAGTCCGGCACCCGCCGGGCCCAGGGTCGCATGGCCGCCGTCCTGGCCGCCTACGCACCCCAGCTGGTCCTGTCCAGCCCTGCCGTGCGCTGCACCGACAGCGTGCTGCCTTTCAGCAGGGAGACGGGCGTCGAGGTGAGCACCAGGAAGGGCCTGTCCGAAGAAGGCTTCGCGGCCGACCGCAGCAAGGTCGACAAGCACCTGGACAGGGTGCTGGCCCGCGGCGAGGCCACAGCCCTGTGCACCCACGGCCCGGTGCTGCCCACGCTGCTCACCCGGCTGGCCGACCGCGCCCACGTGCACCTCGACAACAGCGAGCACCGGATGCTGCGGCGGTTGCGGGACGCGGCGATGGACAAGGGCGAGATTTTGGCGTGCACCATGGCCGGCCGGGGCGAGGACGCCCGCGTCGTCGCGGTCGAGCGGCACCGTCCCAGCTGA
- the treZ gene encoding malto-oligosyltrehalose trehalohydrolase has protein sequence MSHGSVHAGAGSHRFTLWAPEAEAVDLLLGADPEAAEHIAMSRTEGGWWAVEADPTPHDGRYAYSVDGGIPVPDPRSRRQPDGVHAPSQLVDTAAFTWSDQDWAGVTLEGAAVYELHVGTFTQEGTFEAAIERLDHLVDLGVSVVELMPVAAFPGEHGWGYDGVALYAVHEPYGGPEGLARFVDAAHAKGLAVWLDVVHNHLGPSGNYLGLVGPYFTDQHHTPWGQAVNLDAPHSDGVRAFLLGNVRHWLEDFHLDGLRLDAVHALRDDRATHVLEEMSALADEIGERTGIPRTLVAESDRNDPATVAPRGQGGSGGLGLHGQWADDVHHALHVLLTGETQGYYADFADPDALGKVLARTPFFHDGTFSTFRGRVHGRSVDPATTPGWRYVVSLQTHDQVGNRAMGDRLHHGSSAGRHAVGAALLLTSPYTPMLFMGEEWGASTPWQYFTDHEEEELAESIRKGRQAEFAEHGWGGTVPDPQDSATVEASTLRWAEVDSPGHAEVLAFYRDLLRLRREEPGLRSTPLGQGSLTREALTGGDGAEGGELLTVTRGEVQMVALLGGGNTHEVAHGPGARVLASFGGVEQASGALRLPPDSVAVLRVGER, from the coding sequence ATGAGCCACGGATCCGTTCACGCCGGGGCGGGCAGCCACCGGTTCACCCTCTGGGCGCCGGAGGCCGAGGCGGTCGACCTGCTGCTGGGCGCCGATCCGGAGGCAGCAGAGCACATCGCGATGTCCCGGACCGAGGGCGGGTGGTGGGCGGTCGAGGCGGACCCCACGCCGCACGACGGGCGCTACGCCTACAGCGTGGACGGCGGCATCCCCGTGCCGGACCCGCGCTCACGCCGCCAGCCCGACGGGGTGCACGCCCCCAGCCAGCTGGTAGACACCGCCGCCTTCACCTGGAGCGACCAGGACTGGGCCGGGGTCACGCTGGAGGGTGCCGCGGTCTACGAGCTGCACGTCGGGACCTTCACCCAGGAGGGGACCTTCGAGGCGGCCATCGAGCGGCTGGACCACCTGGTCGACCTGGGGGTCAGCGTCGTCGAGCTGATGCCCGTCGCCGCCTTCCCGGGCGAGCACGGCTGGGGTTACGACGGTGTCGCGCTCTACGCCGTCCACGAGCCCTACGGCGGCCCCGAGGGCCTGGCCCGCTTCGTCGACGCCGCCCACGCCAAGGGTCTGGCCGTCTGGCTCGACGTGGTGCACAACCACCTGGGGCCCAGCGGTAACTACCTGGGTCTGGTCGGGCCCTATTTCACCGACCAGCACCACACGCCCTGGGGCCAGGCGGTCAACCTCGACGCCCCGCACAGCGACGGTGTGCGTGCCTTCCTGCTCGGCAACGTCCGACACTGGCTGGAGGACTTCCACCTGGACGGCCTGCGCCTGGACGCCGTGCACGCGCTGCGCGACGACCGCGCCACCCATGTCCTGGAGGAGATGTCCGCGCTGGCCGACGAGATCGGTGAGCGCACCGGCATACCCCGCACCCTGGTGGCCGAGTCCGACCGCAACGACCCCGCCACGGTGGCCCCGCGCGGCCAGGGGGGATCGGGTGGCCTGGGGCTGCACGGGCAGTGGGCCGACGACGTGCACCACGCGCTGCACGTCCTGCTCACCGGTGAGACCCAGGGCTACTACGCCGACTTCGCCGACCCCGACGCGCTGGGCAAGGTGCTGGCCCGCACCCCGTTCTTCCACGACGGGACCTTCTCCACCTTCCGCGGGCGGGTCCACGGGCGGTCGGTGGACCCGGCGACCACGCCCGGGTGGCGGTATGTCGTCTCCCTCCAGACCCACGACCAGGTCGGCAACCGGGCCATGGGCGACCGCCTCCACCACGGGAGCAGCGCCGGCCGGCACGCCGTCGGGGCGGCGCTGCTACTCACCTCGCCCTACACGCCCATGCTCTTCATGGGTGAGGAGTGGGGAGCCAGCACGCCGTGGCAGTACTTCACCGACCACGAGGAGGAGGAGCTGGCTGAGTCGATCCGGAAGGGTCGGCAGGCCGAGTTCGCCGAGCACGGCTGGGGAGGAACGGTGCCAGACCCGCAGGACTCGGCCACCGTCGAGGCCTCCACCCTGCGCTGGGCGGAGGTCGACTCACCGGGGCATGCCGAGGTGCTGGCGTTCTACCGCGACCTGCTTCGCCTGCGGCGCGAGGAGCCCGGCCTCCGGTCCACCCCGTTGGGCCAGGGCTCGCTGACCAGGGAGGCCCTCACCGGAGGGGACGGTGCCGAGGGCGGGGAGCTGCTGACCGTGACCCGGGGCGAGGTGCAGATGGTGGCCCTGCTCGGGGGTGGGAACACGCACGAGGTCGCGCACGGTCCCGGGGCACGGGTCCTGGCCAGCTTCGGTGGCGTCGAGCAGGCGTCCGGCGCTCTGCGGCTGCCGCCAGACAGCGTCGCCGTGCTGCGCGTGGGTGAGAGATGA